The Dehalococcoidales bacterium genome has a segment encoding these proteins:
- a CDS encoding NADH-quinone oxidoreductase subunit B family protein, whose translation MTLNIVKNFFGRKVAEDISPEQIDFEKTGFELKENIDSIFGRSLAIRELDSGSDNAAEIELNNLGTPHYDIERFGISFVASPRHADVIVITGAVTHNMAQAVKKTYNAMPQPGFVIAVGDDACDGGIYKDSYAVLGGADKILPVDIKIPGNPPTPLEIMKGLLALTEAIKQQNRKKS comes from the coding sequence ATGACATTAAATATTGTTAAAAACTTTTTCGGACGCAAAGTAGCGGAAGATATCAGCCCGGAACAAATCGATTTTGAAAAAACGGGGTTTGAGCTTAAAGAAAATATAGATTCCATTTTTGGGCGGAGCCTTGCTATCCGTGAGCTTGATTCGGGCAGCGACAATGCCGCCGAAATCGAATTAAATAACCTTGGAACACCCCATTATGATATTGAACGCTTCGGAATATCTTTTGTTGCCTCTCCCAGGCATGCTGATGTAATTGTAATTACCGGAGCGGTTACACACAACATGGCACAGGCCGTAAAAAAGACCTACAATGCCATGCCGCAACCCGGCTTTGTAATCGCCGTCGGGGATGATGCTTGCGACGGCGGTATTTATAAAGACAGCTATGCCGTTCTTGGCGGTGCCGATAAAATACTGCCGGTTGATATTAAAATCCCCGGTAATCCCCCCACCCCACTCGAAATTATGAAGGGATTACTGGCTCTAACAGAAGCAATTAAACAACAAAATCGAAAAAAGAGTTAG
- a CDS encoding NADH-quinone oxidoreductase subunit C, whose protein sequence is MNTLGTILKRTLEARNVKCVLRQAIPGEDYIIMDAGSFDETMQVIKSQQLLGLTAIWAAENFDEHNGLTLFYTFENHNVHEFLILAINLPDKHATSIASDFPIACYFEREIKDGFGIEFDGAFDTRRLFLHEVYPDSFHPLLKSFENQTLELDYNEPKGTEYLFKEVSGEGVYQIPVGPVHAGIIEPGHFRFGAMGETIFNLEIRHFYKHRGIEKLAENKNPADCMAIAESISGDESAANATAFAMSVEKINECVIPERAVWLRMMLLEMERIYSHLGDMAGMQVDVAYPVGANLLFILREQILRYNSLMTGSRFLKGFIIPGGLKKDIESAKLNNFKKFLVKFRKDFNEALKTAYDSSWVIDRFDTTGVVKHELVNSLNLSGPIARASDAAIDTRRNHPYANYAKVKIEIPSKREGDVLARFTVKADEIKSSLNIINNVLDNLNEGPIRERCSNKDGFSLTAVEAARGQNLHWVNIRNGVINRYKVSTASFCNWWAIEHAVIGDIVPDFPVINKSMNLSYAGNDL, encoded by the coding sequence ATGAATACACTGGGAACAATATTAAAAAGAACATTAGAAGCGCGCAACGTAAAGTGCGTTTTAAGGCAGGCTATACCCGGCGAAGATTACATTATTATGGATGCCGGGTCGTTTGACGAAACGATGCAAGTTATTAAAAGCCAGCAATTATTGGGGCTTACCGCAATTTGGGCGGCGGAAAACTTTGATGAACATAACGGGTTGACCCTCTTTTATACCTTTGAAAATCATAACGTGCATGAATTTTTAATCCTTGCAATCAATCTGCCGGATAAACACGCCACTTCAATTGCATCGGATTTCCCGATTGCCTGCTATTTTGAACGTGAAATCAAAGACGGATTCGGGATTGAATTCGACGGGGCTTTTGATACCAGAAGGTTGTTCCTGCACGAAGTTTATCCCGACAGTTTTCATCCGCTGTTAAAATCTTTTGAAAACCAAACGCTTGAGCTTGATTATAACGAGCCGAAAGGAACAGAATACCTCTTTAAAGAAGTCAGCGGAGAAGGTGTTTACCAAATTCCGGTCGGGCCGGTACACGCCGGCATTATCGAACCGGGGCATTTTCGTTTTGGGGCAATGGGTGAAACAATTTTCAACTTGGAAATTCGCCATTTCTATAAACATCGCGGGATTGAGAAACTGGCTGAAAATAAAAACCCGGCAGATTGCATGGCAATTGCCGAGAGTATCAGCGGCGATGAAAGCGCCGCCAACGCAACCGCATTTGCAATGTCTGTAGAAAAAATCAACGAATGTGTGATTCCCGAAAGGGCGGTATGGCTGCGAATGATGCTGCTTGAAATGGAACGCATTTATTCCCACCTCGGAGACATGGCCGGAATGCAGGTTGATGTGGCTTATCCGGTTGGCGCCAACCTGCTTTTTATTCTAAGGGAGCAAATACTGCGTTATAATTCGTTAATGACCGGTTCGCGTTTTTTGAAAGGGTTTATTATCCCCGGCGGGCTTAAAAAAGATATTGAGAGCGCCAAGCTAAACAACTTTAAGAAATTTCTGGTTAAATTCAGAAAAGATTTTAATGAAGCTCTCAAAACAGCCTATGATTCATCATGGGTAATTGATCGCTTTGATACAACCGGCGTTGTTAAGCACGAACTGGTAAACTCTCTTAACTTAAGCGGACCGATAGCCCGCGCCTCGGATGCCGCCATCGATACGCGGCGCAATCACCCTTACGCCAACTACGCCAAAGTAAAAATTGAAATACCTTCGAAAAGAGAAGGGGATGTGCTGGCCCGGTTTACGGTTAAAGCCGATGAAATCAAAAGTTCTTTAAATATTATCAATAACGTATTGGATAATTTAAACGAAGGCCCCATCCGGGAAAGATGTTCCAACAAAGACGGTTTTTCTCTAACTGCCGTAGAAGCTGCCAGAGGTCAAAACTTACACTGGGTAAATATCAGAAACGGTGTTATCAACCGTTACAAGGTTTCCACCGCCTCTTTTTGCAACTGGTGGGCGATTGAGCATGCCGTAATCGGAGATATCGTTCCCGATTTCCCGGTAATCAATAAGAGCATGAATTTATCTTATGCCGGAAACGATTTATAA
- a CDS encoding proton-conducting transporter membrane subunit, with protein sequence MENWIPVLFAAPTLLIIGILLSFWKSKQTDQADNCSLSLFTIIHTVIYFGISLWLIFAADLPITLFDNEYFYIDALSGYEILITTIVFLLVSLYGRGYVSGLIKAGDLDAIVLKFFYAAFCLLELLLVFGFMSNNIALLWIFIELSTIITAFLIVTLNARENILAALKYIFIASTAMIFGFIGIIILFTLSQKVIDGGSLNWTTLMDIAHSVDPSILSFAFIFLFIGFAAKSGLVPFHTWIPIAYARAPSIVAAVSGIVLNLGVYGILRLYAIGNLAGAGEFLKNFLLVIGLLTVIIAAFSILARTNTKKLLAFSSIESMGFMIVSIGIGAPVALFWMLFFQFTHSLVKTLLFFCAGIFRRQYKSNKFDMIKKPFQLQPLASWGLILGGAAIIGTPLFPIFLAKWNILSVLVSASFPAFVVLLVCFLLVAVGFVLFFIRAFNQKTEEEIQPYQVPSNMKVPIVITICLIIAMGLYIPSWLNNILLDISGILGF encoded by the coding sequence ATGGAAAACTGGATTCCGGTTCTGTTTGCCGCTCCGACCCTGTTAATAATCGGTATCTTGTTATCGTTTTGGAAAAGCAAACAAACCGATCAAGCGGATAACTGCTCTTTGAGCCTGTTCACAATTATCCACACTGTAATTTATTTCGGGATAAGTTTATGGTTAATTTTTGCCGCCGACCTTCCGATAACTTTATTTGATAACGAATATTTTTATATTGATGCGCTCTCCGGTTACGAAATACTGATTACAACGATTGTCTTTTTGCTTGTTTCACTCTACGGACGCGGTTATGTTTCCGGTTTAATTAAAGCCGGAGACCTCGATGCAATCGTTTTAAAGTTTTTCTATGCCGCCTTTTGCCTGCTTGAACTGCTGCTTGTTTTTGGTTTTATGTCCAACAATATCGCTTTGCTTTGGATATTTATCGAGTTAAGTACAATCATAACCGCCTTTTTAATAGTAACTTTAAATGCCCGGGAGAATATCCTCGCCGCATTAAAATATATCTTTATAGCTTCTACCGCGATGATTTTCGGATTTATCGGAATTATTATTCTGTTTACGCTAAGCCAAAAAGTGATTGACGGAGGCAGCCTAAACTGGACGACCCTAATGGATATCGCACACTCCGTTGATCCTTCAATTCTTAGTTTTGCCTTTATCTTTTTATTTATCGGATTTGCCGCTAAATCAGGGTTAGTGCCGTTCCACACATGGATTCCGATTGCCTACGCTCGAGCTCCGTCTATTGTAGCCGCTGTATCGGGGATAGTCTTAAACCTGGGCGTTTACGGTATTCTGCGGTTATATGCCATCGGCAACTTAGCCGGCGCCGGTGAATTTTTAAAGAACTTTTTATTGGTTATTGGGCTTCTTACGGTAATAATCGCTGCATTTAGTATCCTTGCGCGCACAAACACCAAAAAGTTATTGGCCTTTTCAAGTATCGAAAGCATGGGCTTTATGATTGTATCAATTGGAATCGGGGCTCCGGTGGCCCTGTTTTGGATGCTCTTTTTTCAATTCACCCACTCGCTTGTTAAAACCCTGCTCTTTTTCTGTGCCGGCATATTCCGCCGCCAGTATAAAAGCAATAAATTTGATATGATTAAGAAACCGTTCCAACTGCAGCCCCTGGCAAGCTGGGGTTTAATACTGGGAGGCGCTGCGATTATCGGCACTCCTTTGTTTCCCATATTTTTGGCCAAATGGAATATTTTAAGTGTTCTTGTTTCGGCTTCTTTCCCGGCTTTTGTTGTTTTATTGGTATGCTTCCTGTTGGTTGCGGTTGGATTTGTGCTCTTTTTCATCAGGGCTTTCAACCAAAAAACGGAGGAGGAGATTCAACCATACCAAGTTCCAAGCAATATGAAGGTGCCGATAGTAATAACAATCTGTCTGATTATCGCAATGGGTTTGTATATTCCTTCGTGGTTAAATAATATACTGTTGGATATCAGCGGAATTCTTGGTTTTTAA
- a CDS encoding hydrogenase subunit: protein MIDTLIFNDIVRGLFVFVLGTAVLIITQRSLTSLFKIYAIQSFILAIMAVVLFIDTGTLNLLFIALLTLIVKTVFIPLFLHKSLKKMAVKRDIQFYYLTPASSIIISALLMFTVYFVFKNFAATLFEDSLFLLGGVIGVSLVMMGMMIIFSRKKILTKITGYLTMENGVLLFSLFMAEMPFIIELLVMIDLFIVILISTVMAFGIDSSIESFHRRLVKFGLEFED, encoded by the coding sequence ATGATAGATACACTTATTTTTAATGATATAGTTCGAGGGTTGTTCGTTTTCGTATTGGGAACGGCAGTATTAATTATTACCCAGAGGTCGCTCACCTCTCTTTTCAAAATCTATGCCATCCAATCATTTATATTGGCAATAATGGCGGTTGTTTTATTTATCGATACGGGAACGCTCAACCTGCTCTTTATAGCCTTGCTGACCCTTATTGTAAAAACGGTTTTTATCCCCCTCTTTTTGCATAAAAGCCTCAAAAAAATGGCAGTCAAAAGGGATATTCAATTTTATTACCTTACCCCCGCAAGCTCGATAATAATCAGTGCTTTACTGATGTTTACGGTCTATTTTGTTTTTAAAAACTTTGCCGCAACCTTGTTTGAAGATTCCCTGTTTTTACTTGGAGGAGTTATCGGCGTATCGCTGGTAATGATGGGAATGATGATAATTTTCAGCCGTAAAAAAATCCTCACCAAAATTACAGGGTATCTGACTATGGAAAACGGCGTTCTTTTATTTAGTCTTTTTATGGCGGAAATGCCTTTTATAATTGAATTATTGGTAATGATTGACCTTTTTATAGTTATTCTTATTTCGACGGTTATGGCTTTCGGGATTGATTCAAGCATTGAGTCCTTCCACCGCAGGCTGGTTAAATTCGGATTGGAGTTTGAGGACTAG
- a CDS encoding NADH-quinone oxidoreductase subunit H encodes MSWNMILYIVLNTAFVLLLAPLFMSLIKKVKAMCQGRRGTPLLQTYFQLFKLFKKEIIYSDTSSFIMRISPYLNIAFLLVASIAVPIVFIPAQESGFGNIILFLYLMVCARFFMALGGLDAGSAFGGMGSSREMTIASIIEPSMLMACAAMAFILKSTDIPLMFETVLDNSVAQYPTLILVAFSLFIILIVETARVPVDNPETHLELTMVHEAMILEQTGPKLALTELSYGIKQLILMALLINIIFPWGLAVEITPIGILISIALFTLKAVILSVLIGVFESSFAKIRFFRLPDFFMIVFFLSFAIIVFELLT; translated from the coding sequence ATGAGCTGGAATATGATTTTATACATCGTTTTAAATACCGCATTCGTATTGCTTTTGGCACCCTTATTTATGAGCCTTATTAAAAAGGTGAAGGCAATGTGCCAGGGGCGCCGGGGGACGCCGTTACTACAAACGTACTTCCAATTGTTTAAGCTTTTTAAGAAGGAAATTATCTATTCCGATACGTCTTCTTTTATTATGCGCATCAGCCCTTATCTGAATATCGCCTTTTTATTGGTCGCATCGATAGCCGTGCCGATTGTATTTATTCCGGCACAGGAAAGCGGTTTCGGCAATATTATTTTATTCCTATACCTGATGGTATGCGCCCGCTTTTTTATGGCGCTCGGCGGTCTTGATGCAGGCAGCGCTTTCGGCGGGATGGGAAGTTCACGCGAAATGACAATTGCATCCATTATTGAACCCTCGATGCTAATGGCCTGCGCCGCAATGGCTTTTATTTTAAAGAGCACTGATATTCCGCTGATGTTTGAAACGGTACTTGATAATTCCGTGGCCCAATATCCGACGTTAATATTGGTTGCTTTCTCTTTATTTATTATATTGATTGTGGAAACCGCCAGGGTGCCGGTCGATAACCCCGAAACACACCTAGAACTTACAATGGTTCACGAAGCTATGATTCTGGAGCAAACGGGCCCCAAATTGGCATTAACCGAACTTTCTTACGGTATTAAACAATTAATACTAATGGCTTTGTTAATCAATATCATTTTCCCGTGGGGGCTGGCCGTAGAAATCACACCGATCGGAATATTGATATCAATAGCTCTTTTTACATTAAAAGCAGTAATATTGTCGGTGCTAATCGGGGTATTTGAATCATCTTTTGCCAAGATTCGTTTTTTCCGTTTGCCCGATTTCTTTATGATCGTTTTCTTCCTGTCGTTTGCTATTATAGTTTTTGAGTTGCTGACATGA
- a CDS encoding proton-conducting transporter membrane subunit has translation METLFLSGCAILLLCCVFSLVTIKKSGRNNRRIGFFILLSGLICITISSVLCFLNDTDCGRTFYSITEGLSFGFHLDKLSSLFTGLIGIVGFCTVIYTISYIEHGATGKRRQIFAALLPLFILAMIMVVVSDNMFGFLFSWEIMSISSFFLVMHEREKAETQKAGIFYFVMTQFSTLFLFIAFLVIYKYSGTFDIKNAAVLPDAAKGLAFAALFIGFGTKAGLIPFHKWLPYAHSAAPSNISALMSGVMLKVAIYGLCRFTFDVLQPDLWWGFILLAFGTISAVLGVIYALKEHDFKTLLAYHSIENIGIIVLGLGMYIIFNYYGLEIQANLSLVGALFHTFNHAVFKSLLFMTAGSVVQATGTRNIEEMGGLAKTMPFTAVLFLIGACAISALPPLNGFASEVMIFQAYLGSFELNNAVVEIAMVVGLAAFALMSALAAACFVKAFGIVFLAKPRSREAGRATEVSRNMLGGPAVLAFICIVLGVFSYQIIQGIGFDIPIPNLLPVSILLLLITLILIGFLKLARVPVRIEETWACGIRKQTEAMEYTATGFSEPIVTIFRLIFRTRKTNDKEYFDEAKSITKSTKAHISTLQFFEERIYLPFARFVMRIASFISEKHNKDLETFIVYAFVAIVLVLITAGVWL, from the coding sequence ATGGAAACTCTTTTTTTAAGCGGATGCGCTATTTTACTTTTGTGTTGCGTTTTTTCGCTTGTTACAATTAAAAAATCGGGCAGGAACAACCGCCGTATCGGTTTTTTTATATTGTTATCAGGGCTTATCTGTATCACAATTTCCTCCGTTTTATGCTTTTTAAACGACACTGATTGCGGCAGAACCTTTTATTCGATTACCGAAGGGCTCTCTTTCGGCTTTCATTTGGACAAGTTATCGTCTTTGTTTACCGGCTTAATCGGAATCGTCGGTTTTTGCACGGTTATCTATACAATCAGTTACATAGAGCACGGGGCTACCGGTAAAAGAAGACAAATCTTTGCCGCACTGCTGCCTCTTTTTATCCTTGCCATGATTATGGTCGTGGTTTCGGATAACATGTTCGGGTTCCTTTTCTCTTGGGAGATAATGTCGATTTCATCGTTCTTTCTGGTAATGCACGAAAGAGAAAAAGCCGAAACACAAAAAGCCGGCATCTTTTATTTTGTAATGACCCAATTTAGCACCCTTTTCTTATTTATCGCCTTTTTGGTTATTTATAAATACAGCGGGACTTTTGATATTAAAAATGCCGCCGTTTTACCGGATGCCGCTAAAGGGCTTGCCTTTGCGGCGCTTTTTATCGGGTTTGGAACCAAAGCCGGGCTTATTCCGTTCCACAAATGGCTGCCGTATGCCCACTCCGCAGCCCCTTCAAACATTTCGGCGCTAATGTCGGGGGTAATGCTTAAGGTTGCTATTTACGGATTATGCCGCTTTACATTTGATGTCCTGCAACCGGACTTGTGGTGGGGGTTCATTCTCCTTGCCTTCGGTACAATTTCGGCGGTATTGGGTGTTATTTATGCCCTCAAAGAGCATGATTTCAAAACGCTGCTGGCGTATCACAGCATTGAAAACATCGGAATTATTGTCCTTGGGTTGGGAATGTATATCATTTTCAATTACTACGGGCTGGAAATACAAGCCAACTTAAGCCTGGTCGGCGCCCTGTTCCATACATTTAACCATGCCGTTTTTAAAAGCCTTTTATTTATGACCGCCGGCTCGGTAGTACAGGCAACGGGGACACGCAATATTGAGGAAATGGGCGGGCTCGCCAAAACAATGCCGTTTACCGCTGTTTTATTCCTGATTGGAGCTTGCGCCATCTCTGCCCTGCCGCCTTTGAACGGGTTTGCCAGCGAAGTTATGATTTTCCAGGCGTATCTCGGTTCGTTCGAATTAAATAATGCGGTCGTTGAAATTGCAATGGTTGTCGGGCTGGCTGCATTTGCACTAATGAGCGCACTGGCCGCCGCATGTTTTGTTAAGGCCTTCGGAATTGTATTTTTAGCCAAACCGCGCTCAAGGGAAGCCGGCAGAGCAACCGAAGTATCGCGTAATATGCTGGGCGGACCGGCTGTTTTGGCATTTATTTGTATTGTTTTGGGGGTATTTTCTTACCAGATTATTCAAGGCATCGGTTTTGATATCCCGATACCTAACCTGCTGCCGGTAAGTATTCTCTTACTCTTAATTACGCTGATACTAATCGGGTTCCTTAAACTTGCCCGCGTTCCGGTAAGAATCGAAGAAACTTGGGCTTGCGGCATTCGAAAACAAACTGAGGCGATGGAATATACCGCCACCGGTTTTTCGGAGCCGATTGTTACCATTTTTCGCTTAATATTCCGCACAAGAAAAACGAACGACAAAGAATATTTTGATGAAGCAAAAAGTATTACAAAAAGTACAAAAGCGCATATCAGCACCCTGCAATTTTTTGAAGAACGCATTTATTTACCGTTTGCGCGTTTTGTAATGAGAATTGCCTCGTTTATTTCGGAAAAGCATAATAAAGATCTGGAAACCTTTATAGTCTATGCCTTTGTTGCAATTGTTTTGGTGCTTATCACGGCGGGGGTATGGCTATGA
- a CDS encoding trypsin-like peptidase domain-containing protein codes for MNNSVIKWLLLPITITLIIVSLIGISMLSNQSEQIKDKATQISSLEQQLTEVNRQLSAIQSEISELASLYDRISELETVIDNLGEQVTTKPVLENIADVVKNVRAGVVAINTTKVYKYGWGSFTYDYVVTGAGSGWIFNDNGIIVTNYHVIEGMDTIKVTLDSGTVYDVDLTTIRYNKSADIAIFKIDAESLKALKIGNASKLAVGEWVVAMGNSLDMGVSAKEGIIGQLHVSIDVDGQPLEELIETSAAINSGNSGGVLVNMSGEVIGITNAKISAIGVEGMGYAINIDYALSVINELLQA; via the coding sequence ATGAATAATTCTGTTATTAAATGGCTGCTTTTACCGATTACAATTACACTGATTATCGTTAGCTTAATCGGAATTTCAATGCTTTCGAATCAAAGCGAGCAAATTAAAGACAAAGCAACACAAATAAGCTCGCTGGAACAACAATTAACGGAAGTTAATCGGCAGTTATCTGCAATTCAAAGTGAAATTTCAGAGTTAGCATCACTTTACGACCGTATCTCCGAACTGGAAACCGTAATTGATAATCTGGGCGAACAGGTTACCACCAAACCCGTACTTGAAAACATTGCCGATGTTGTTAAAAACGTGAGGGCGGGGGTTGTAGCTATCAATACAACCAAGGTTTACAAATACGGCTGGGGCAGTTTCACTTATGATTATGTTGTTACCGGCGCCGGTTCGGGTTGGATATTTAACGATAACGGGATTATCGTTACCAATTATCATGTTATCGAAGGAATGGATACCATTAAGGTTACGCTTGACAGCGGCACCGTTTACGATGTTGATCTTACTACAATTCGTTACAATAAATCGGCCGACATCGCTATTTTCAAAATAGATGCCGAATCTCTTAAGGCTTTAAAAATCGGCAACGCCTCTAAGCTGGCTGTCGGCGAGTGGGTGGTTGCAATGGGTAATTCCCTCGATATGGGGGTAAGTGCCAAGGAAGGGATTATCGGGCAGCTTCATGTTTCAATCGATGTTGACGGGCAACCATTGGAAGAATTGATTGAAACAAGTGCGGCAATCAATTCCGGTAACAGCGGCGGGGTGCTGGTAAACATGAGCGGAGAAGTTATCGGGATTACAAATGCCAAAATATCCGCCATAGGGGTGGAGGGGATGGGTTATGCCATTAACATTGATTACGCCTTATCCGTTATAAATGAGCTGTTACAAGCATAA
- a CDS encoding winged helix-turn-helix transcriptional regulator, with the protein MMIEVLRSKNQTTKLQILVEIADKGPDIQQREIAKELDITPQAVSDYIAQMVNEDLLLALGRSSYRLTNEGVNWVIKSLKELNAYNQYIQKAVNNISICAALAEVDLAQNQQISLKMKNGLLYASSGETGAATGFTVSAAKAGEDIGISGIEGIVPLEAGEVVIFKIADISRGGSRKVNYETLKKYAQENDIIAGLGIESYAALSKINADYCRYGVVEAVVEAAKTGLNTLVCCVEGELDGLVIRLEKEKIRYILVAESSL; encoded by the coding sequence ATGATGATAGAAGTACTGCGCAGTAAAAATCAAACCACTAAACTCCAAATTCTGGTTGAAATAGCTGATAAAGGCCCCGATATCCAACAGCGCGAGATTGCCAAAGAGTTGGATATTACCCCGCAGGCAGTCTCCGATTATATCGCGCAGATGGTAAATGAAGATCTATTATTAGCGCTCGGACGTTCCAGTTATCGGCTTACAAACGAGGGTGTCAACTGGGTAATTAAGTCGTTAAAGGAATTGAATGCGTACAACCAATATATTCAAAAAGCGGTTAACAACATATCGATTTGTGCCGCTTTGGCGGAAGTTGATTTGGCACAAAACCAGCAGATATCATTAAAAATGAAAAACGGGCTGCTTTACGCATCTTCCGGGGAAACCGGCGCGGCAACCGGTTTTACGGTGTCGGCCGCAAAAGCAGGGGAGGATATCGGAATATCCGGAATTGAGGGCATTGTTCCGTTGGAAGCAGGGGAAGTTGTTATTTTTAAAATCGCGGATATTTCCCGCGGCGGATCACGTAAAGTCAATTACGAAACATTAAAAAAATATGCCCAAGAAAACGATATTATTGCCGGGCTTGGCATTGAATCTTATGCGGCTCTTTCCAAAATAAATGCCGACTATTGCCGCTACGGCGTTGTGGAGGCGGTTGTCGAAGCCGCTAAAACAGGGCTTAATACACTTGTTTGCTGTGTGGAAGGCGAATTGGATGGGCTGGTGATTCGGTTGGAAAAAGAAAAAATCCGTTATATTTTGGTTGCCGAATCAAGTTTGTAA
- a CDS encoding helical backbone metal receptor has product MRKFTKFFVVIGLIAVMAMSVPFFTGCEAETVTTTKTTTVTSTSAATVTSVSTETVENTVTSISTVTETLVSTVTGVVQLISVIDDAGVTYTFEKPVNSIISLSPTITEMVYFVNAGDTLIGRTDYCSYPEGVNQVESIGGYFDPNKEKILLLDADVVLADSIQCTTGDVEWLQSQGVTVIVLAPSDIEGVMRDIILIGEITGNKTVATDAVAGLKARINAVTDAISNVNEEDKPSILHITWHDPLWTVGEHSFLDAIINMAGGINIFADVEWDVMVDLEQAVARNPDFITIVSDQGSRISYDYVTAEDSPFKATNAYLNDCVFMVDADIVSRASQRIVDALEFYAKLFYPEIFSNILITE; this is encoded by the coding sequence TTGAGAAAGTTTACCAAGTTTTTTGTCGTAATCGGCCTTATTGCCGTTATGGCAATGTCTGTCCCTTTCTTTACCGGCTGTGAGGCGGAAACGGTAACCACAACCAAAACCACAACGGTAACATCAACATCTGCTGCAACCGTAACTTCTGTATCTACCGAAACCGTTGAGAACACTGTTACATCTATATCAACTGTTACCGAAACATTGGTTTCGACTGTAACCGGGGTGGTGCAGTTAATTTCCGTTATCGACGATGCCGGTGTAACTTACACGTTTGAAAAGCCCGTTAATTCAATTATTTCGCTTTCTCCGACGATTACCGAAATGGTTTATTTTGTAAATGCCGGAGATACGCTTATCGGTCGGACCGATTATTGCAGTTATCCCGAAGGAGTAAATCAAGTTGAAAGTATCGGCGGATATTTCGACCCCAATAAAGAAAAAATCCTGCTGTTGGATGCCGATGTGGTTTTAGCCGACAGCATTCAATGTACAACCGGTGACGTGGAATGGCTGCAGTCACAGGGGGTAACGGTTATTGTTCTGGCGCCTTCCGATATCGAAGGTGTTATGCGAGATATTATATTAATCGGTGAGATTACCGGTAATAAAACCGTTGCCACAGATGCCGTAGCAGGGCTTAAGGCAAGAATAAACGCCGTTACCGATGCAATTAGTAATGTTAACGAAGAGGATAAACCCTCGATTTTACATATTACATGGCACGATCCTTTATGGACAGTTGGTGAACATTCGTTCTTGGATGCCATTATCAATATGGCCGGCGGAATTAATATTTTTGCCGATGTAGAATGGGATGTGATGGTAGATTTGGAGCAAGCGGTAGCGCGTAATCCGGATTTTATTACTATAGTATCGGACCAAGGCAGCCGAATTTCTTATGATTATGTTACTGCCGAAGATTCGCCTTTTAAAGCAACCAATGCCTATCTTAACGATTGTGTTTTTATGGTGGATGCCGATATTGTAAGCCGTGCAAGCCAGCGTATTGTAGATGCCTTGGAATTTTATGCCAAGCTTTTCTATCCGGAAATTTTTTCTAATATCTTAATAACCGAGTAA